One window from the genome of Diabrotica virgifera virgifera chromosome 6, PGI_DIABVI_V3a encodes:
- the LOC114339530 gene encoding transmembrane protein 98, which produces MKMKPDYAEMVAAVAFGVLSAIFVSAFVILIVICRRHKMFYKTILFEDVAVRPEKHLIDSEPPELELGEVSADVEDLTDEQWIDDATGLIPHCLAILKTCRSLTERLTALAMSSTPASGDFRQIVESARRISSRVDDMVRSMYPPLDPRLLEARAAALTLAVTHLALLAKYECGSKERTLMWIDQSLRDMDSHLMFLRDASIQQETMNKIPNTMNLSTPL; this is translated from the exons ATGAAAATGAAACCAGACTATGCAGAAATGGTGGCAGCTGTTGCATTTGGTGTACTTTCAGCCATTTTTGTCAGTGCATTTGTAATTTTAATAGTAATTTGCAGAAGACATAAAATGTTTtacaaaacaattttgtttgaGGATGTTGCTGTCAG GCCTGAAAAACATCTAATTGATTCTGAGCCTCCAGAACTAGAGTTGGGTGAAGTAAGTGCAGATGTTGAAGATCTAACTGATGAGCAATGGATTGATGATGCTACAGGACTGATACCACATTGCCTTGCAATTTTAAAAACTTGTAGATCTCTCACAGAAAGATTGACTGCTCTAGCTATGAGTTCTACTCCTGCTTCTGGAGATTTTAGACAGATCGTTGAG AGTGCAAGGAGAATTTCGAGCAGGGTTGATGATATGGTAAGAAGTATGTATCCTCCTTTAGATCCCAGACTTCTAGAAGCCCGAGCCGCAGCGTTAACGTTGGCAGTAACTCACTTGGCACTTTTGGCTAAATACGAATGCGGTTCAAAAGAAAGAACGCTAATGTGGATTGATCAGTCTTTGCGCGATATGGACAGCCACTTAATG tttttaaGAGATGCATCTATCCAACAAGAAACAATGAACAAAATCCCGAATACTATGAATCTGAGTACTCCTTTGTAA